In Penaeus chinensis breed Huanghai No. 1 chromosome 11, ASM1920278v2, whole genome shotgun sequence, a genomic segment contains:
- the LOC125030494 gene encoding uncharacterized protein LOC125030494 isoform X2, with product METSTADHLLIKSVDDITESWVRELLLHRCDLPDPKPPMQVKSWVKGKCPSGDPLAGFSSTRATVQVAYEVEGEGGTLRKETFVVKLIPTLGFMSDLLVSEGMHHNEVGQYRHFLRSLAAWEAERRGVSCGVLCEMIPPHSLAVSCDQHFTLVLPELRELGYTATNMPTGLDEDQIMLVVKNIGCFHGSVVAFKTITGVNLEEAFPKCFLQTSPDSPLFSTFTQAGFDKLKEEWAGDPSRAQMLEMLEPYETHAAPFIISGLQPKEPFATAIHGDLQPSNLFFKEKADEEHTIKVIDWALARYSQGPYDLVYLMHMGVNKDTRRKVMSSATEEYYKAFNEALTDLGAGMTYPRHVFEEQLTLGKELMIIWGISSINLFSCTLNLKERLHALVADLLHDPDVKPPRPPFVT from the exons ATGGAGACCAGCACCGCCGACCACCTGCTGATCAAGAGTGTGGACGACATCACTGAGTCCTGGGTGAGGGAGTTGCTCTTACACAGGTGCGACTTGCCAG ATCCGAAGCCTCCTATGCAGGTGAAGAGCTGGGTGAAAGGCAAGTGCCCCTCCGGTGATCCTCTCGCGGGCTTCTCGAGCACGAGGGCGACGGTGCAAGTGGCATACGAGGTCGAAGGCGAAGGTGGAACACTCAGAAAGGAAACCTTCGTGGTGAAGCTCATCCCCACACTTGGCTTTATGTC GGATCTGCTGGTGTCAGAAGGGATGCACCACAACGAGGTGGGTCAGTACAGGCACTTCCTACGATCCCTCGCGGCGTGGGAGGCGGAGCGGAGGGGCGTGTCCTGCGGAGTCCTTTGTGAGATgatccccccccattccctcgccGTCAGCTGCGATCAGCACTTCACGCTAGTCCTGCCAGAGTTGCGGGAGCTCGGCTACACG GCGACCAATATGCCTACAGGTCTGGACGAGGACCAGATCATGTTGGTGGTGAAGAACATCGGGTGCTTCCATGGGTCCGTGGTCGCTTTCAAGACAATCACTGGCGTCAACCTCGAAGAGGCTTTCCCCAAGTGCTTCCTGCAGACTAGTCCGGACAGCCCGCTCTTTTCCACGTTTACGCAAGCAGGGTTTGATAA GCTGAAGGAGGAGTGGGCAGGCGACCCCAGCCGGGCACAGATGCTGGAGATGCTGGAGCCCTACGAGACGCACGCCGCGCCTTTCATCATCAGCGGCCTGCAGCCCAAGGAACCCTTCGCCACGGCCATCCACGGTGACCTGCAGCCCTCCAACCTCTTCTTCAAGGAGAAGGCCGACGAGGAACACACTATAAAA GTAATTGACTGGGCACTGGCACGGTACTCCCAGGGCCCCTACGACCTGGTTTACCTCATGCACATGGGAGTCAACAAGGACACGAGGCGGAAGGTCATGTCTTCGGCCACGGAAGAATATTATAAGGCTTTTAACGAGGCACTCACCGACCTGGGCGCTGGGATGACCTACCCGAG ACACGTGTTCGAGGAGCAGCTCACCCTCGGTAAAGAACTGATGATCATCTGGGGCATCTCCTCGATCAACCTGTTCTCCTGCACCCTCAACCTCAAGGAACGACTCCACGCCCTTGTCGCTGACCTCCTGCACGACCCGGATGTAAAGCCTCCACGACCTCCCTTTGTGACATGA
- the LOC125030494 gene encoding uncharacterized protein LOC125030494 isoform X3, translating into MQVKSWVKGKCPSGDPLAGFSSTRATVQVAYEVEGEGGTLRKETFVVKLIPTLGFMSDLLVSEGMHHNEVGQYRHFLRSLAAWEAERRGVSCGVLCEMIPPHSLAVSCDQHFTLVLPELRELGYTATNMPTGLDEDQIMLVVKNIGCFHGSVVAFKTITGVNLEEAFPKCFLQTSPDSPLFSTFTQAGFDKLKEEWAGDPSRAQMLEMLEPYETHAAPFIISGLQPKEPFATAIHGDLQPSNLFFKEKADEEHTIKVIDWALARYSQGPYDLVYLMHMGVNKDTRRKVMSSATEEYYKAFNEALTDLGAGMTYPRHVFEEQLTLGKELMIIWGISSINLFSCTLNLKERLHALVADLLHDPDVKPPRPPFVT; encoded by the exons ATGCAGGTGAAGAGCTGGGTGAAAGGCAAGTGCCCCTCCGGTGATCCTCTCGCGGGCTTCTCGAGCACGAGGGCGACGGTGCAAGTGGCATACGAGGTCGAAGGCGAAGGTGGAACACTCAGAAAGGAAACCTTCGTGGTGAAGCTCATCCCCACACTTGGCTTTATGTC GGATCTGCTGGTGTCAGAAGGGATGCACCACAACGAGGTGGGTCAGTACAGGCACTTCCTACGATCCCTCGCGGCGTGGGAGGCGGAGCGGAGGGGCGTGTCCTGCGGAGTCCTTTGTGAGATgatccccccccattccctcgccGTCAGCTGCGATCAGCACTTCACGCTAGTCCTGCCAGAGTTGCGGGAGCTCGGCTACACG GCGACCAATATGCCTACAGGTCTGGACGAGGACCAGATCATGTTGGTGGTGAAGAACATCGGGTGCTTCCATGGGTCCGTGGTCGCTTTCAAGACAATCACTGGCGTCAACCTCGAAGAGGCTTTCCCCAAGTGCTTCCTGCAGACTAGTCCGGACAGCCCGCTCTTTTCCACGTTTACGCAAGCAGGGTTTGATAA GCTGAAGGAGGAGTGGGCAGGCGACCCCAGCCGGGCACAGATGCTGGAGATGCTGGAGCCCTACGAGACGCACGCCGCGCCTTTCATCATCAGCGGCCTGCAGCCCAAGGAACCCTTCGCCACGGCCATCCACGGTGACCTGCAGCCCTCCAACCTCTTCTTCAAGGAGAAGGCCGACGAGGAACACACTATAAAA GTAATTGACTGGGCACTGGCACGGTACTCCCAGGGCCCCTACGACCTGGTTTACCTCATGCACATGGGAGTCAACAAGGACACGAGGCGGAAGGTCATGTCTTCGGCCACGGAAGAATATTATAAGGCTTTTAACGAGGCACTCACCGACCTGGGCGCTGGGATGACCTACCCGAG ACACGTGTTCGAGGAGCAGCTCACCCTCGGTAAAGAACTGATGATCATCTGGGGCATCTCCTCGATCAACCTGTTCTCCTGCACCCTCAACCTCAAGGAACGACTCCACGCCCTTGTCGCTGACCTCCTGCACGACCCGGATGTAAAGCCTCCACGACCTCCCTTTGTGACATGA
- the LOC125030494 gene encoding uncharacterized protein LOC125030494 isoform X1, which translates to MNNGCVAVPLYSERGLRPTTIMETSTADHLLIKSVDDITESWVRELLLHRCDLPDPKPPMQVKSWVKGKCPSGDPLAGFSSTRATVQVAYEVEGEGGTLRKETFVVKLIPTLGFMSDLLVSEGMHHNEVGQYRHFLRSLAAWEAERRGVSCGVLCEMIPPHSLAVSCDQHFTLVLPELRELGYTATNMPTGLDEDQIMLVVKNIGCFHGSVVAFKTITGVNLEEAFPKCFLQTSPDSPLFSTFTQAGFDKLKEEWAGDPSRAQMLEMLEPYETHAAPFIISGLQPKEPFATAIHGDLQPSNLFFKEKADEEHTIKVIDWALARYSQGPYDLVYLMHMGVNKDTRRKVMSSATEEYYKAFNEALTDLGAGMTYPRHVFEEQLTLGKELMIIWGISSINLFSCTLNLKERLHALVADLLHDPDVKPPRPPFVT; encoded by the exons AGCGAGGACTGCGGCCAACGACCATAATGGAGACCAGCACCGCCGACCACCTGCTGATCAAGAGTGTGGACGACATCACTGAGTCCTGGGTGAGGGAGTTGCTCTTACACAGGTGCGACTTGCCAG ATCCGAAGCCTCCTATGCAGGTGAAGAGCTGGGTGAAAGGCAAGTGCCCCTCCGGTGATCCTCTCGCGGGCTTCTCGAGCACGAGGGCGACGGTGCAAGTGGCATACGAGGTCGAAGGCGAAGGTGGAACACTCAGAAAGGAAACCTTCGTGGTGAAGCTCATCCCCACACTTGGCTTTATGTC GGATCTGCTGGTGTCAGAAGGGATGCACCACAACGAGGTGGGTCAGTACAGGCACTTCCTACGATCCCTCGCGGCGTGGGAGGCGGAGCGGAGGGGCGTGTCCTGCGGAGTCCTTTGTGAGATgatccccccccattccctcgccGTCAGCTGCGATCAGCACTTCACGCTAGTCCTGCCAGAGTTGCGGGAGCTCGGCTACACG GCGACCAATATGCCTACAGGTCTGGACGAGGACCAGATCATGTTGGTGGTGAAGAACATCGGGTGCTTCCATGGGTCCGTGGTCGCTTTCAAGACAATCACTGGCGTCAACCTCGAAGAGGCTTTCCCCAAGTGCTTCCTGCAGACTAGTCCGGACAGCCCGCTCTTTTCCACGTTTACGCAAGCAGGGTTTGATAA GCTGAAGGAGGAGTGGGCAGGCGACCCCAGCCGGGCACAGATGCTGGAGATGCTGGAGCCCTACGAGACGCACGCCGCGCCTTTCATCATCAGCGGCCTGCAGCCCAAGGAACCCTTCGCCACGGCCATCCACGGTGACCTGCAGCCCTCCAACCTCTTCTTCAAGGAGAAGGCCGACGAGGAACACACTATAAAA GTAATTGACTGGGCACTGGCACGGTACTCCCAGGGCCCCTACGACCTGGTTTACCTCATGCACATGGGAGTCAACAAGGACACGAGGCGGAAGGTCATGTCTTCGGCCACGGAAGAATATTATAAGGCTTTTAACGAGGCACTCACCGACCTGGGCGCTGGGATGACCTACCCGAG ACACGTGTTCGAGGAGCAGCTCACCCTCGGTAAAGAACTGATGATCATCTGGGGCATCTCCTCGATCAACCTGTTCTCCTGCACCCTCAACCTCAAGGAACGACTCCACGCCCTTGTCGCTGACCTCCTGCACGACCCGGATGTAAAGCCTCCACGACCTCCCTTTGTGACATGA